One Clavibacter zhangzhiyongii genomic region harbors:
- a CDS encoding NAD(P)/FAD-dependent oxidoreductase: protein MTDAPGSTPHHDVLVIGGGNAGLSVAGRLRRYGVDDVAVIEPRDTHYYQPMFSHVAGGTARASQATRPQGSVTPKGVTWIQDRVAGIDPQAKTVELASGRRVGYGQLIVCPGIQKDWDQVPGLADAMASPVGISNYEHHYAAKASKVLRDVRSGTVVFTQPGGPGTCSGASQKPMYLACDHWRATGVLDDIRVVLVVPTPTRFGMPLIDAELERKVAEYGIEVRYGRELVEVDPVARTVVIAGDDRARALVGPDRAARADDQGDAGRETIAYDVLHAVPPQSAPDWLAGTGLATPGDPGGFVEVDPLTLRHPRFPDVWALGDAAATTNSKSGGALRQQTTTVAKNLVAALTGKPLPQTYDGYSVCPFVVSRSTVVFAEFDDRYRPKPSIPGWKGLAKERRMTFVADRYLLPWVYWNLILQGRA, encoded by the coding sequence ATGACCGATGCCCCCGGCTCCACCCCGCACCACGACGTCCTCGTCATCGGCGGGGGGAACGCGGGGCTCTCGGTCGCGGGGCGCCTCCGGCGGTACGGCGTCGACGACGTGGCGGTCATCGAGCCGCGCGACACGCACTACTACCAGCCGATGTTCTCGCACGTCGCGGGCGGCACGGCGCGGGCGTCGCAGGCCACGCGGCCGCAGGGCTCCGTCACGCCGAAGGGCGTCACGTGGATCCAGGACCGCGTCGCCGGCATCGACCCGCAGGCCAAGACCGTGGAGCTCGCGTCCGGACGGCGCGTCGGCTACGGCCAGCTCATCGTGTGCCCCGGCATCCAGAAGGACTGGGACCAGGTGCCCGGCCTCGCCGACGCCATGGCCTCGCCCGTCGGCATCTCCAACTACGAGCACCACTACGCCGCGAAGGCCTCGAAGGTGCTGCGCGACGTGCGCTCCGGCACGGTCGTCTTCACGCAGCCGGGCGGGCCGGGCACCTGCTCGGGCGCGTCGCAGAAGCCCATGTACCTGGCGTGCGACCACTGGCGCGCGACGGGCGTGCTCGACGACATCCGCGTGGTGCTCGTGGTGCCGACGCCCACGCGCTTCGGCATGCCGCTCATCGACGCGGAGCTCGAGCGCAAGGTCGCCGAGTACGGCATCGAGGTGCGGTACGGCCGCGAGCTCGTCGAGGTGGATCCGGTCGCCCGCACCGTCGTCATCGCGGGCGACGACCGCGCCCGCGCGCTCGTCGGGCCGGACCGGGCGGCGCGCGCCGACGACCAGGGCGACGCCGGCCGCGAGACCATCGCCTACGACGTGCTGCACGCGGTGCCGCCGCAGTCCGCGCCCGACTGGCTCGCGGGCACCGGCCTCGCCACCCCGGGCGACCCGGGCGGCTTCGTGGAGGTGGATCCGCTCACCCTCCGCCACCCGCGCTTCCCCGACGTGTGGGCGCTCGGCGACGCCGCCGCCACCACGAACTCGAAGTCCGGCGGCGCCCTCCGCCAGCAGACCACCACGGTCGCGAAGAACCTCGTCGCGGCGCTCACGGGCAAGCCGCTGCCGCAGACGTACGACGGGTACTCGGTGTGCCCGTTCGTGGTCTCCCGCTCGACCGTGGTGTTCGCCGAGTTCGACGACCGCTACCGCCCGAAGCCCTCCATCCCCGGCTGGAAGGGCCTCGCCAAGGAGCGGCGCATGACGTTCGTCGCCGACCGCTACCTGCTGCCGTGGGTCTACTGGAACCTGATCCTGCAGGGCCGCGCCTGA
- a CDS encoding septum formation family protein, with translation MAVAARRSALPTALAAALVALALSGCSPQQLADLIPHAETRDAKGAITAGGTTGVFTLRPGDCLDDPALAAPSDDAPATSSSADAHPVGSDDDGSDSHPVGDVPTVPCAEPHDFEVYADVTITGDGAFPGDDAVDDQADELCGAAYASFVGDDYEDSIYDYRDYQPTSASWSTGDRTANCLIGDPAGRTVGSLAGIGR, from the coding sequence ATGGCCGTCGCCGCCCGCCGCTCCGCCCTGCCCACCGCGCTCGCGGCCGCCCTCGTCGCCTTGGCGCTCAGCGGGTGCTCGCCGCAGCAGCTGGCCGACCTGATCCCGCACGCCGAGACGCGGGACGCGAAGGGGGCCATCACGGCGGGCGGCACGACCGGCGTCTTCACGCTGCGCCCGGGCGACTGCCTCGACGACCCGGCGCTGGCCGCCCCCTCCGACGACGCTCCGGCGACCTCGAGCTCTGCCGACGCGCATCCCGTGGGCAGCGATGACGACGGATCCGACTCCCACCCGGTCGGCGACGTGCCGACCGTGCCCTGCGCCGAGCCGCACGACTTCGAGGTCTACGCCGACGTCACGATCACGGGCGACGGCGCGTTCCCCGGCGACGACGCCGTCGACGACCAGGCCGACGAGCTGTGCGGCGCGGCCTACGCGTCCTTCGTCGGGGACGACTACGAGGACTCCATCTACGACTACCGGGACTACCAGCCGACCAGCGCCAGCTGGAGCACCGGCGACCGCACCGCGAACTGCCTCATCGGGGATCCCGCGGGCAGGACGGTGGGCTCGCTCGCCGGCATCGGGCGGTAG
- a CDS encoding DUF805 domain-containing protein, whose protein sequence is MTAAMTPGSRPPLELPLPGASWAEAMRRFFLKYATFRGRASRSEFWWWVLTGFLASNALDVLSGLSTGGRDPMDVGGRFAVVDVWSGISAVLELAVFIPSLAVSWRRLHDTDRSGTWTLINFIPILGQVVYVVMTASRSRPSGARFD, encoded by the coding sequence ATGACCGCCGCGATGACGCCCGGATCCCGCCCGCCGCTCGAGCTGCCGCTCCCCGGCGCCAGCTGGGCCGAGGCGATGCGGCGCTTCTTCCTCAAGTACGCGACGTTCCGCGGGCGGGCGAGCCGGAGCGAGTTCTGGTGGTGGGTCCTCACGGGGTTCCTCGCCTCGAACGCCCTCGACGTCCTGAGCGGCCTCTCCACGGGCGGACGCGACCCGATGGACGTCGGCGGCCGCTTCGCCGTCGTCGACGTCTGGAGCGGGATCTCCGCGGTGCTCGAGCTGGCGGTGTTCATCCCGTCCCTCGCCGTCTCCTGGCGGCGCCTGCACGACACCGATCGCAGCGGCACGTGGACGCTCATCAACTTCATCCCGATCCTCGGGCAGGTCGTCTACGTGGTCATGACCGCCAGCCGGTCCCGCCCGTCCGGCGCCCGCTTCGACTGA
- a CDS encoding ABC transporter permease → MSTTTGAARATTRGPAPTLVQSTMLVTGREVRMRLRSKSFLISTAILLLGILASIVVTGFLSANDDGGDRTRVAVVGAAQQAVSAAGSLEGVPADSVDDARAMVRDGDVDAAVVPDDQAAAEGRVVVIGDDSAPDDVVSALTETPRVELLQESATNPAIAYIVALAFGLVFFMSALTFGMIIAQSVVEEKQTRVVELLMSTIPVRALLAGKVLGNSILAFAQIALIALMAGLGLLVTGQTDLFAVIGPAVLWFVVFFLFGFVLLASLFAATAALVSRQEDVGAVTAPVTYLVMIPYFAVIFFNDNPVVLAVTSYVPFAAPVGMPMRLFLGSAEWWEPVVSLLVLLVTTAAVVVLGSRIYSNSLLRTGSRVKLREALKG, encoded by the coding sequence GTGAGCACCACCACCGGCGCCGCGCGCGCCACGACCCGGGGCCCGGCCCCGACCCTCGTCCAGTCCACGATGCTCGTGACCGGCCGCGAGGTGCGCATGCGCCTGCGCAGCAAGTCGTTCCTCATCAGCACGGCGATCCTGCTGCTCGGGATCCTCGCCTCCATCGTCGTCACCGGCTTCCTCTCCGCGAACGACGACGGCGGCGACCGCACGCGCGTCGCCGTGGTCGGCGCCGCGCAGCAGGCCGTCTCCGCCGCCGGGTCGCTCGAGGGCGTGCCCGCCGACAGCGTCGACGACGCCCGCGCGATGGTGCGCGACGGCGACGTGGACGCGGCGGTCGTCCCCGACGACCAGGCCGCCGCCGAGGGGCGCGTCGTCGTGATCGGCGACGACTCCGCACCGGACGACGTCGTGAGCGCCCTCACCGAGACGCCCCGCGTGGAGCTCCTGCAGGAGTCCGCGACCAACCCCGCCATCGCCTACATCGTGGCGCTCGCGTTCGGGCTCGTCTTCTTCATGTCCGCGCTGACGTTCGGCATGATCATCGCGCAGAGCGTGGTGGAGGAGAAGCAGACCCGCGTGGTGGAGCTGCTCATGTCCACGATCCCGGTGCGCGCGCTGCTCGCGGGCAAGGTGCTCGGCAACAGCATCCTGGCGTTCGCGCAGATCGCGCTCATCGCCCTGATGGCGGGCCTCGGGCTCCTGGTGACCGGTCAGACCGACCTGTTCGCCGTCATCGGCCCGGCGGTGCTCTGGTTCGTCGTGTTCTTCCTGTTCGGCTTCGTGCTGCTGGCCTCGCTCTTCGCGGCGACCGCGGCGCTCGTCTCCCGCCAGGAGGACGTGGGCGCGGTGACCGCACCCGTGACGTACCTCGTGATGATCCCGTACTTCGCGGTCATCTTCTTCAACGACAACCCCGTCGTGCTCGCGGTGACGTCGTACGTGCCGTTCGCCGCTCCGGTGGGCATGCCGATGCGCCTGTTCCTCGGATCCGCCGAGTGGTGGGAGCCCGTCGTCTCGCTCCTCGTGCTCCTCGTGACGACGGCCGCGGTGGTCGTCCTCGGCTCCCGCATCTACAGCAACTCGCTGCTCCGCACCGGCAGCCGCGTGAAGCTGCGCGAGGCGCTGAAGGGATGA
- a CDS encoding ABC transporter ATP-binding protein has translation MLEVHNVTRSFGDRRVLDDVSFAVRPGRLTGFVGGNGAGKTTTMRIMLGVLSPDSGTVTLDGNDLGTSSRRTFGYMPEERGLYPKMKLQEQIVYLGRLHGMTAADATASTERLLDRLSLAERRNDPIESLSLGNQQRAQIAASLVHDPEVLVLDEPFSGLDPIAVETVLGVLTERAAQGVPVLFSSHQLDIVERLCDDVVVIAEGRIRASGDREELRDQHSRPLTELVIDGDGGWVRDVPGVEVVEFDGGYVLFEADEEARQRVLAEAVSRGSVTGFSRRRPTLSEIFQEVVQ, from the coding sequence GTGCTCGAAGTCCACAACGTCACGCGATCGTTCGGGGACCGCCGCGTCCTCGACGACGTGTCCTTCGCCGTGCGGCCGGGGAGGCTGACCGGCTTCGTCGGCGGCAACGGCGCCGGCAAGACCACCACCATGCGGATCATGCTCGGCGTGCTCTCGCCCGACTCCGGCACCGTGACGCTGGACGGGAACGATCTCGGCACGTCCAGCCGCCGCACCTTCGGCTACATGCCCGAGGAGCGCGGGCTCTACCCGAAGATGAAGCTGCAGGAGCAGATCGTCTACCTCGGCCGCCTGCACGGCATGACCGCCGCCGACGCGACCGCCAGCACCGAGCGCCTGCTCGACCGCCTCAGCCTCGCGGAGCGGCGGAACGACCCCATCGAGTCGCTCTCGCTCGGCAACCAGCAGCGCGCGCAGATCGCCGCGAGCCTCGTGCACGACCCCGAGGTGCTCGTGCTCGACGAGCCGTTCTCGGGCCTCGACCCGATCGCGGTCGAGACCGTGCTCGGCGTCCTCACCGAGCGCGCCGCGCAGGGCGTGCCCGTCCTCTTCTCCTCGCACCAGCTCGACATCGTGGAGCGCCTCTGCGACGACGTGGTCGTCATCGCCGAGGGCAGGATCCGCGCGTCCGGCGACCGCGAGGAGCTGCGCGACCAGCACAGCCGCCCCCTCACGGAGCTCGTGATCGACGGCGACGGCGGCTGGGTGCGCGACGTGCCCGGCGTCGAGGTCGTCGAGTTCGACGGCGGCTACGTGCTCTTCGAGGCCGACGAGGAGGCGCGCCAGCGCGTGCTCGCGGAGGCCGTCTCCCGCGGATCCGTCACGGGCTTCTCCCGTCGCCGCCCCACCCTCAGCGAGATCTTCCAGGAGGTAGTCCAGTGA
- a CDS encoding SMP-30/gluconolactonase/LRE family protein, with translation MSITTWHAQPLDTVRSEHAEAPLWDEARGTLLWADQYVGIVREATFDPVTLAVGPVTETHVGGPVGAVVRHADGGHVLAARDGFVRLMAEGELIPMADVLPQDGVRRRMNDGEVDPRGRLWAGSMAFDKTPGAGALYLLDGGRTTTVLEGVTISNGTAFSADGTEMLYIDTPTQQVRRFGVTEEGGLADPEVVVEIDPADGHPDGMCVDDEGFLWVALWGGGEVRRFSPTGEHVGSVRVDAPQVSSCAFAGPDRDVLVITTSQEGYSAEDSARHPRAGMLFAVRPGVTGPAASAYA, from the coding sequence ATGAGCATCACGACCTGGCACGCGCAGCCGCTCGACACCGTCCGCTCCGAGCACGCCGAGGCGCCGCTCTGGGACGAGGCGCGCGGCACCCTGCTCTGGGCCGACCAGTACGTCGGCATCGTGCGCGAGGCGACGTTCGATCCCGTCACGCTCGCGGTCGGTCCCGTCACCGAGACGCACGTGGGCGGGCCGGTCGGCGCGGTGGTCCGGCACGCGGACGGCGGCCACGTGCTCGCGGCGCGCGACGGCTTCGTCCGCCTCATGGCGGAGGGCGAGCTGATCCCGATGGCGGACGTGCTGCCGCAGGACGGCGTCCGGCGCCGCATGAACGACGGCGAGGTGGATCCGCGCGGCCGGCTCTGGGCGGGATCCATGGCGTTCGACAAGACGCCCGGCGCGGGCGCGCTCTACCTCCTCGACGGCGGCCGCACGACGACCGTGCTCGAGGGCGTCACCATCTCCAACGGCACCGCGTTCTCCGCCGACGGCACCGAGATGCTCTACATCGACACCCCGACCCAGCAGGTGCGGCGGTTTGGCGTGACGGAGGAGGGCGGCCTCGCGGATCCCGAGGTGGTGGTCGAGATCGACCCGGCCGACGGCCACCCCGACGGCATGTGCGTCGACGACGAGGGCTTCCTCTGGGTCGCGCTGTGGGGCGGCGGCGAGGTGCGCCGCTTCTCCCCGACGGGCGAGCACGTGGGATCCGTGCGCGTCGACGCACCGCAGGTGTCCAGCTGCGCCTTCGCCGGCCCCGACCGCGACGTGCTCGTGATCACGACCTCGCAGGAGGGCTACTCCGCGGAGGACTCGGCCCGGCATCCGCGCGCGGGGATGCTGTTCGCGGTGCGCCCGGGCGTCACGGGGCCGGCGGCGAGCGCGTACGCGTAG
- a CDS encoding SDR family NAD(P)-dependent oxidoreductase: protein MLIDLSDRVVVVSGAAQGIGRAIAERFLGEGCRVFGLDLRFRDELPEGITAIVADVTDPASVQAAVVQVLDAAGRVDVLVNNAGINVEGSVETLDPARFQAAFDVNVGGVFLLSQAVIPAMKAAGGGRIINAASFAAVVPSVGAAAYGASKAAVVQFTRVLASELGPWGITVNAYAPGMIPTAMNGFAEMPEPAQDRLLDTLSIRRWERPDDVADLLVFLASDRAGYITGTLVDVSGGKLATQMPQRAYEGEGAPERGPRHGAVAGDPR, encoded by the coding sequence ATGCTCATCGATCTCAGCGACAGGGTCGTCGTCGTCTCCGGGGCCGCCCAGGGCATCGGCCGGGCCATCGCCGAGCGCTTCCTCGGGGAGGGGTGCCGGGTCTTCGGGCTCGACCTCCGCTTCCGGGACGAGCTGCCGGAGGGGATCACCGCGATCGTGGCGGACGTCACGGATCCGGCGTCGGTGCAGGCCGCGGTCGTGCAGGTGCTCGACGCGGCCGGCCGCGTCGACGTGCTCGTGAACAACGCGGGGATCAACGTGGAGGGGTCCGTCGAGACGCTGGACCCCGCGCGCTTCCAGGCCGCGTTCGACGTGAACGTCGGCGGCGTGTTCCTGCTCTCGCAGGCGGTCATCCCGGCGATGAAGGCGGCGGGAGGCGGCCGGATCATCAACGCGGCGTCGTTCGCGGCGGTCGTCCCGAGCGTCGGCGCGGCCGCGTACGGCGCCTCCAAGGCCGCGGTCGTGCAGTTCACGCGCGTGCTCGCGAGTGAGCTCGGGCCGTGGGGCATCACCGTCAACGCGTACGCGCCCGGCATGATCCCCACCGCCATGAACGGCTTCGCCGAGATGCCGGAGCCCGCGCAGGACCGGCTGCTCGACACCCTCAGCATCCGCCGGTGGGAGCGGCCCGACGACGTGGCCGACCTCCTCGTCTTCCTCGCGAGCGACCGCGCCGGCTACATCACGGGCACCTTGGTCGACGTGAGCGGCGGCAAGCTCGCCACGCAGATGCCGCAGCGCGCGTACGAGGGCGAGGGCGCGCCGGAGCGCGGGCCGCGGCACGGAGCGGTCGCGGGGGACCCCCGATGA
- a CDS encoding SDR family oxidoreductase, translated as MTGARTRDDDGGRAPEEGRRTLWVSGAGSGVGRATAVSAARDGWHLVLSGRRREALEETRALVAEVGSTAVVAPLDITDDAALAAVVAGLDRLDGIVVAAGLNAPRRGWADQDLADFDRIVATNLTGPAHQVAAALPLLRASGGTVVLVSSYAAWTHSPGAGVAYSASKTALGTLVRDLNAQEAGAGIRAIHLCPGTIDSDFLALRPTVPDAAERAAMLTPDDVARAAMFVLASPPHVRIDELVLSPMSQRGGF; from the coding sequence ATGACCGGAGCACGCACGCGGGACGACGACGGCGGGCGCGCGCCTGAGGAGGGACGGCGGACCCTCTGGGTGAGCGGCGCCGGATCCGGCGTGGGCCGCGCGACCGCCGTGTCCGCAGCCCGCGACGGCTGGCACCTCGTGCTGTCGGGCCGCCGCCGGGAGGCGCTCGAGGAGACGCGCGCGCTCGTGGCGGAGGTCGGATCCACCGCGGTCGTCGCCCCGCTCGACATCACCGACGACGCCGCGCTCGCCGCCGTCGTGGCGGGCCTCGACCGGCTCGACGGGATCGTCGTGGCGGCCGGCCTCAACGCCCCGCGCCGCGGGTGGGCCGACCAGGACCTCGCGGACTTCGACCGCATCGTCGCGACCAACCTCACCGGACCCGCGCACCAGGTCGCCGCCGCGCTCCCGCTGCTGCGGGCATCCGGCGGGACGGTCGTGCTCGTCTCGAGCTACGCCGCGTGGACCCACTCGCCGGGCGCGGGCGTCGCCTACAGCGCCTCGAAGACGGCGCTCGGGACCCTCGTGCGCGACCTCAACGCGCAGGAGGCGGGCGCTGGGATCCGCGCCATCCACCTCTGCCCCGGCACGATCGACAGCGACTTCCTCGCGCTCCGGCCGACCGTGCCCGACGCCGCCGAGCGCGCCGCGATGCTCACGCCCGACGACGTGGCCCGCGCCGCGATGTTCGTGCTCGCGTCGCCCCCGCACGTGCGGATCGACGAGCTCGTGCTCTCCCCGATGTCGCAGCGCGGCGGGTTCTGA
- a CDS encoding MFS transporter, whose product MTTDQRTRSDGAAVRRGLLSFMAAPPPAPRLDDAAVAKRYPRLRLQVFLGIFIGYAAYYLIRNNVPLVATILRDENGFSALGLGVLTNGVLLAYGFSKFLSAIVSDRSSARWFLPIGLLLSAFANLVVAFVPAVGASVALFAVVMIVNGFFQGMGWPPSGRTLVHWFSTSERGGKTAIWNVAHNVGGAGAGGLAGLAIATFGTWQSAFWFPAIVCIVIALVAFVLLRDTPESEGLPPIEEHRHDPAPVETDAADEGASTWSTIRRYVIGNRTMVNLALANVFVYTLRYGVLVWAPIYLADVRGASLGEGIAGFSLFELAGIPGTLLCGYISDRVFRGRRSPTGILFMAAVGVAVAIYWLSPADGPLWVSLAALVLIGGLIYGPVMLIGLQALDLSPRKVAGTAAGFTGLFGYVLGATLASTGIGASVHAFGWDVTFVLILACVALAIVLLAIVGKDESALRRRREERGDVAAR is encoded by the coding sequence ATGACCACCGACCAGCGCACCCGATCCGACGGAGCGGCCGTGAGGCGCGGCCTCCTCTCCTTCATGGCGGCCCCGCCGCCGGCACCCCGGCTCGACGACGCCGCCGTCGCGAAGCGCTACCCGCGCCTCCGCCTTCAGGTCTTCCTCGGCATCTTCATCGGCTACGCGGCCTACTACCTGATCCGCAACAACGTGCCGCTGGTGGCCACGATCCTCCGCGACGAGAACGGCTTCAGCGCCCTCGGCCTCGGGGTCCTCACCAACGGCGTGCTGCTCGCGTACGGGTTCAGCAAGTTCCTCAGCGCCATCGTCAGCGACCGCAGCAGCGCGCGCTGGTTCCTCCCCATCGGCCTGCTGCTGTCCGCTTTCGCGAACCTCGTGGTCGCGTTCGTGCCGGCCGTGGGGGCGTCGGTGGCGCTGTTCGCGGTGGTCATGATCGTCAACGGCTTCTTCCAGGGCATGGGCTGGCCGCCGTCCGGCCGCACCCTCGTGCACTGGTTCTCCACCTCCGAGCGCGGAGGCAAGACCGCCATCTGGAACGTCGCCCACAACGTCGGCGGCGCCGGCGCGGGCGGCCTCGCGGGCCTCGCCATCGCGACCTTCGGCACCTGGCAGAGCGCGTTCTGGTTCCCGGCGATCGTCTGCATCGTGATCGCGCTGGTCGCCTTCGTCCTCCTCCGCGACACCCCCGAGTCGGAGGGCCTGCCTCCCATCGAGGAGCACCGCCACGACCCGGCGCCCGTCGAGACCGACGCGGCCGACGAGGGCGCGTCGACCTGGTCGACCATCCGCCGCTACGTCATCGGCAACCGCACTATGGTGAACCTCGCGCTCGCCAACGTCTTCGTCTACACGCTCCGCTACGGCGTGCTCGTGTGGGCGCCCATCTACCTCGCGGACGTGCGCGGCGCGAGCCTCGGCGAGGGCATCGCGGGCTTCTCGCTGTTCGAGCTCGCGGGCATCCCCGGCACGCTGCTCTGCGGGTACATCAGCGACAGGGTGTTCCGCGGGCGGCGCTCGCCCACCGGGATCCTCTTCATGGCGGCGGTCGGCGTGGCCGTCGCGATCTACTGGCTCTCGCCGGCGGACGGCCCGCTGTGGGTCTCGCTCGCGGCGCTCGTGCTCATCGGCGGCCTGATCTACGGGCCCGTCATGCTCATCGGCCTCCAGGCCCTCGACCTCAGTCCCCGCAAGGTCGCCGGCACCGCCGCAGGGTTCACGGGCCTGTTCGGCTACGTGCTCGGCGCGACCCTCGCCTCCACGGGCATCGGCGCCTCGGTGCACGCGTTCGGCTGGGACGTGACCTTCGTGCTGATCCTCGCGTGCGTCGCGCTGGCCATCGTGCTGCTCGCGATCGTGGGCAAGGACGAGTCGGCGCTGCGCCGCCGTCGCGAGGAGCGCGGGGACGTCGCGGCCCGCTGA
- a CDS encoding response regulator, giving the protein MTDPTAPETAAPAAVRVLLVDDQALVRAGFRVILESEDGIEVVGEAADGEEGVRLAAALAPDVICMDVQMPRVDGLEATRRIVADPAIRAGVLMLTTFDREDYLFTALDAGASGFVLKSASPESLVEAVHVIARGDALLSPDVTRRVIERFGRGSGSPDDTPAPAAATPTIPTDPRVQTLTDRELEVLRLLAEGLANAEIAERLYLGEATVKTHVSRLLLKLGVRDRVQAVVFAYERGIVVPGAS; this is encoded by the coding sequence ATGACCGACCCGACCGCCCCCGAGACGGCCGCTCCCGCCGCGGTCCGCGTCCTGCTCGTCGACGACCAGGCGCTCGTGCGCGCCGGCTTCCGCGTGATCCTCGAGAGCGAGGACGGCATCGAGGTGGTCGGCGAGGCCGCCGACGGCGAGGAGGGCGTGCGCCTCGCGGCAGCGCTCGCGCCGGACGTGATCTGCATGGACGTGCAGATGCCGCGCGTCGACGGCCTCGAGGCCACGCGCCGCATCGTGGCCGACCCGGCGATCCGCGCGGGTGTCCTCATGCTCACCACGTTCGACCGCGAGGACTACCTCTTCACCGCGCTCGACGCGGGCGCGAGCGGCTTCGTGCTGAAGAGCGCCTCGCCGGAGTCGCTCGTGGAGGCCGTGCACGTGATCGCGCGCGGCGACGCGCTGCTCTCGCCCGACGTCACGCGCCGGGTCATCGAGCGGTTCGGCCGGGGATCAGGCTCCCCCGACGACACTCCGGCCCCCGCCGCCGCGACCCCGACCATCCCCACCGACCCGCGCGTGCAGACCCTCACCGACCGCGAGCTCGAGGTGCTGCGCCTCCTCGCCGAGGGCCTCGCCAACGCGGAGATCGCGGAGCGGCTCTACCTCGGCGAGGCCACCGTGAAGACGCACGTCTCGCGCCTGCTCCTGAAGCTCGGCGTGCGCGATCGGGTGCAGGCCGTCGTGTTCGCCTACGAGCGCGGCATCGTGGTGCCGGGCGCGAGCTGA
- a CDS encoding sensor histidine kinase, with the protein MSAASAPDSVDRFWVRPRPDRAGLRFDLLLALVMLVLTTGSCTLYYAIGMYPTRPPMWVIAAWILLMTGPLALRRLQPEAVTLVIGATFIVGAYQFVPEVLFSNIAMFIAMYSLGAWGRNRLRANIVRGVIVVGMFAWLFSALLQTSGFFSLSGSTFENAPDDAWVPAPVAAGLVSIITNLLYFGGAWYFGDRAWASARDRCALETRTAELATERERVAEQAVTLERVRIARELHDVVAHHVSVMGVHAGAARRVLARDAEKAATSLGIVEDNARSAIEELHRMLVALRQEEDGPGSGDATAHGDPTRTASTRGVDQLPELVAEACGAGLRVAYDVIGTPRPLTPTVDLIVYRVAQESLTNVRKHAGTGTRVDLRMRYLADRVEVEVSDGGPAGAAASATAGPVRNGPGGLGQRGMRERVAAVGGSIEIGPKARGGYLVRASLPTSPTPVVPPVPMPVPLSVSVAEPAVAEPAVAEPADASASVPEETRA; encoded by the coding sequence ATGAGCGCCGCATCCGCCCCCGACAGCGTCGACCGGTTCTGGGTGCGCCCGCGGCCCGACCGCGCCGGGCTGCGGTTCGACCTCCTGCTCGCGCTCGTGATGCTCGTGCTCACCACGGGGAGCTGCACCCTCTACTACGCGATCGGGATGTACCCGACGCGCCCGCCGATGTGGGTCATCGCGGCGTGGATCCTGCTCATGACCGGCCCGCTCGCCCTCCGTCGGCTGCAGCCGGAGGCCGTGACGCTGGTGATCGGCGCCACCTTCATCGTGGGCGCGTACCAGTTCGTGCCCGAGGTGCTCTTCTCCAACATCGCCATGTTCATCGCGATGTACTCGCTCGGCGCCTGGGGGCGGAACCGGCTGCGGGCCAACATCGTGCGCGGCGTCATCGTCGTCGGGATGTTCGCGTGGCTCTTCAGCGCGCTGCTGCAGACCTCGGGGTTCTTCTCGCTGTCCGGCTCGACGTTCGAGAACGCGCCCGACGACGCCTGGGTGCCCGCCCCCGTCGCCGCCGGCCTCGTCTCCATCATCACGAACCTCCTCTACTTCGGCGGCGCCTGGTACTTCGGCGACCGGGCGTGGGCGTCGGCCCGCGACCGCTGCGCGCTCGAGACGCGCACGGCGGAGCTGGCGACGGAGCGGGAGCGGGTGGCGGAGCAGGCCGTCACGCTGGAGCGGGTGCGGATCGCCCGCGAGCTGCACGACGTCGTCGCGCACCACGTGTCGGTCATGGGCGTGCACGCGGGCGCCGCACGCCGGGTCCTCGCGCGGGACGCCGAGAAGGCCGCGACCTCGCTCGGCATCGTCGAGGACAACGCGCGCAGCGCCATCGAGGAGCTGCACCGGATGCTCGTGGCGCTCCGGCAGGAGGAGGACGGCCCGGGATCCGGCGACGCCACCGCCCACGGCGACCCGACCCGCACCGCGTCCACCCGCGGCGTCGACCAGCTGCCCGAGCTGGTGGCGGAGGCCTGCGGCGCCGGGCTGCGGGTCGCGTACGACGTCATCGGCACACCCCGCCCGCTCACGCCCACCGTCGACCTCATCGTCTACCGGGTCGCGCAGGAGTCCCTCACCAACGTCCGGAAGCACGCGGGCACCGGCACGCGCGTCGACCTCCGCATGCGGTACCTCGCCGACCGGGTCGAGGTGGAGGTGAGCGACGGCGGGCCCGCGGGCGCCGCCGCCTCCGCCACCGCGGGGCCCGTGCGGAACGGTCCCGGCGGCCTCGGCCAGCGCGGCATGCGCGAGCGCGTGGCGGCGGTGGGCGGATCCATCGAGATCGGCCCGAAGGCCCGCGGCGGGTACCTCGTGCGCGCGTCGCTGCCCACGAGTCCGACTCCCGTCGTGCCGCCCGTGCCGATGCCCGTCCCCCTGTCCGTCTCCGTCGCGGAGCCCGCCGTCGCGGAGCCCGCCGTCGCGGAGCCCGCCGATGCGTCCGCATCCGTCCCCGAGGAGACCCGCGCATGA